One genomic region from Nocardia vinacea encodes:
- a CDS encoding AAA family ATPase — MGQVPGDQAPQQGGPTGHAPGGDQTPRQGASGYGQPPIGRAPEGEQWQNPAARGSGQQSPGEQPADQWQQGYAAGPMGQQAPIGDPQTGYGQPSAGPPPGYQQGGQYQPAQYQPQHPHGPQPSLDDVPLRRAKKSPSGGWRKAVHHVSGGAINPGLSAEELRLQELVARIRQPVRGDYRIAVLSLKGGVGKTTTTMGLGSIFASIRGDRVIAVDANPDFGTLSQRVPLQTRSTVRDLLLDPAIQRYSDVRRHTSQGTSRLEVLASERDPAASEAFNDEEYRAVARILQRFYNIILTDCGTGLMHSAMGGVLDLAHSLVLISSAAIDGARSAAATLDWLSLHGHDHLVRNAVVVINLPREGSPNVGIQQLREYFLSRCRAVHIIPYDSHLSEGAEIDLHRLHKTTKRAYVELAATVADEFGIDHHRYGV, encoded by the coding sequence ATGGGGCAGGTGCCCGGTGACCAGGCACCGCAGCAAGGCGGCCCCACCGGCCATGCGCCCGGCGGCGATCAAACACCACGGCAAGGTGCGTCCGGGTATGGGCAGCCGCCGATCGGGCGGGCGCCCGAGGGTGAGCAGTGGCAGAATCCTGCGGCGCGGGGCTCGGGGCAGCAGTCGCCGGGTGAGCAGCCTGCTGACCAATGGCAGCAGGGGTATGCGGCGGGGCCGATGGGACAGCAAGCGCCCATTGGGGATCCGCAGACTGGGTACGGCCAACCATCGGCCGGGCCGCCGCCCGGGTATCAGCAGGGTGGTCAGTATCAGCCTGCGCAGTATCAGCCGCAGCATCCGCACGGGCCGCAGCCTTCGCTCGATGACGTGCCGTTGCGGCGTGCGAAGAAGTCGCCGAGCGGTGGGTGGCGCAAGGCCGTGCACCACGTTTCCGGGGGCGCGATCAATCCCGGCTTGTCCGCGGAGGAGTTGCGGCTGCAGGAATTGGTGGCGCGGATCCGACAGCCGGTGCGCGGTGACTATCGGATCGCGGTGCTCTCGCTCAAGGGTGGTGTCGGAAAAACCACCACGACAATGGGTCTCGGGTCGATCTTCGCCTCCATCCGTGGTGACCGGGTGATCGCGGTCGATGCCAATCCGGACTTCGGCACGCTGTCGCAGCGGGTGCCGCTGCAGACCCGTTCGACCGTGCGCGATCTCTTGCTGGATCCCGCGATCCAGCGCTATTCGGATGTGCGCAGGCATACCTCGCAGGGCACCAGCCGATTGGAAGTGCTTGCCAGCGAACGGGATCCGGCGGCGTCGGAGGCGTTCAACGACGAGGAGTACCGCGCCGTCGCCCGCATCCTGCAGCGGTTCTACAACATCATCCTGACCGACTGCGGTACCGGGCTGATGCATTCGGCGATGGGCGGCGTGCTCGACCTCGCGCATTCGCTTGTGCTGATCTCCTCGGCCGCGATCGACGGCGCGCGCAGCGCGGCGGCGACGCTCGACTGGTTATCCCTGCACGGCCACGATCATCTGGTCCGCAATGCGGTCGTGGTGATCAACCTGCCGCGTGAGGGTTCCCCGAATGTCGGCATTCAGCAGCTGCGCGAATACTTCCTGTCGCGCTGCCGCGCGGTGCACATCATTCCGTACGACTCGCATCTGTCCGAGGGCGCCGAGATCGATCTGCACCGCCTGCACAAGACCACCAAACGCGCCTACGTCGAACTCGCCGCTACCGTCGCAGACGAATTCGGCATCGATCACCACCGCTACGGTGTTTGA